A portion of the Sabethes cyaneus chromosome 3, idSabCyanKW18_F2, whole genome shotgun sequence genome contains these proteins:
- the LOC128739224 gene encoding ER lumen protein-retaining receptor produces MNIFRLSGDLSHLLAIFLLLIKIWKTRSCAGISGKSQILFVIVYLSRYLDIVTTFISVYNTCMKMVFISLSIATIYLIYVKFKATYDHNHDSFRIEFLLIPCFILALLLNSSFTVMEVLWTFSIYLEAVAILPQLFMVSKTGEAESITSHYLFALGSYRALYLLNWIYRYYAEGHYDLYAIFAGAIQTILYCDFFYLYITKVLKGKKLQLPA; encoded by the coding sequence ATGAATATTTTTCGATTGTCCGGTGATTTGTCGCACTTGCTGGCGATTTTCCTGCTTCTAATAAAGATATGGAAGACTAGATCGTGTGCTGGAATTTCTGGAAAATCTCAGATTTTATTCGTAATTGTTTACCTTAGTCGCTATCTGGACATTGTAACGACGTTTATTAGCGTTTACAATACCTGCATGAAAATGGTTTTCATCAGCTTATCGATTGCCACGATCTATTTGATATATGTCAAGTTTAAGGCGACCTATGACCACAATCACGATTCGTTCCGCATCGAGTTCCTGTTGATCCCATGCTTCATTCTGGCCCTGCTACTCAATAGTAGCTTCACCGTAATGGAAGTTTTGTGGACGTTTTCAATCTATCTGGAGGCAGTGGCCATTTTGCCACAGCTCTTTATGGTCAGCAAAACGGGTGAGGCGGAAAGTATCACGAGCCACTATCTCTTTGCTCTAGGTTCCTACCGTGCGCTGTATCTGTTGAATTGGATCTATCGATACTATGCTGAGGGACACTACGACTTGTATGCCATCTTTGCCGGAGCCATTCAGACAATCCTGTACTGCGATTTCTTCTATCTTTATATCACCAAGGTGCTGAAGGGAAAGAAGCTGCAGCTGCCGGCGTAA
- the LOC128743495 gene encoding zinc finger protein 62 homolog, translating into MSITVEKICRLCMSRSNIIHTLLQDNLLQKVAICVSLLINPDDKVLPLDICALCTLKVKDFFEFRQSCLKVQQLFEQSRTSAQEETSVPVKAIVPKVENSIPSTQAECIEISRLEVEFNHPVEEQQDYEQLDEDEIATELEQLEDDVEDQPEEIFDEQEETILDIDESVYSDNDCQDSDCRNDFKVEILELHEEEIAPQSAPNISKCTRESPVPLLYSRSGKEKVDVGTKFNRDSIKQKRNTKLNTKRDEKEIYRSLLKKCETCGKFVERNRLEGHVNRHANVRPYECSVPNCGIKFHCKIALRLHSQGRHSDKRLPCDICGKVYSSTKTLYHHKKETHSEKSFKCDLCTLCFVSNSRLNRHMMTHSDTFEFKCPHCPKEFYRSNNLKVHLRSHTKEKPYACSACDKAFGYQRLLRDHIARHHT; encoded by the exons ATGTCAATCACAGTGGAAAAGATTTGCCGTCTCTGTATGTCCCGGTCAAATATTATTCACACTTTATTGCAAGATAACCTGTTGCAGAAAGTGGCTATTTGTGTTAGTCTGCTG ATAAATCCTGATGATAAAGTTCTCCCGCTAGATATTTGTGCTCTGTGTACGTTGAAAGTGAAGGACTTTTTTGAATTTCGACAAAGCTGCCTAAAGGTGCAACAACTTTTTGAACAAAGCCGTACAAGCGCGCAGGAAGAAACTTCTGTTCCGGTCAAAGCTATAGTACCTAAAGTCGAGAATAGCATACCCTCGACCCAGGCAGAATGCATAGAAATTTCCAGGCTAGAAGTAGAGTTTAACCATCCTGTCGAAGAACAGCAAGACTATGAGCAATTGGATGAGGATGAAATTGCAACAGAATTGGAACAATTGGAGGATGATGTCGAAGATCAACCGGAAGAGATTTTTGACGAGCAGGAGGAAACTATTTTGGACATCGATGAATCAGTATACTCCGATAATGATTGTCAAGATTCCGATTGCAGAAATGATTTTAAAGTTGAAATACTCGAGCTACACGAAGAGGAAATTGCTCCGCAATCTGCTCCAAACATTTCTAAATGTACAAGAGAGTCGCCTGTTCCACTTCTGTATTCAAGAAGTGGTAAAGAAAAGGTAGATGTAGGCACTAAGTTCAATCGTGATAGCATAAAGCAAAAACGAAATACCAAATTAAACACCAAACGAGATGAAAAGGAAATTTATCGGTCACTGCTGAAAAAGTGTGAAACATGCGGCAAATTCGTTGAGCGAAATCGCCTGGAAGGTCATGTCAACCGGCACGCCAACGTCCGACCGTATGAATGCAGTGTGCCTAATTGCGGTATTAAATTTCACTGCAAGATTGCACTTCGGCTACATTCGCAAGGACGTCACAGTGATAAACGATTGCCCTGCGACATCTGTGGAAAAGTATACAGCTCTACTAAGACTCTCTACCATCACAAGAAAGAAACACACTCCGAGAAGAGCTTTAAATGTGATCTTTGTACATTATGTTTTGTTTCGAA TTCTCGCTTAAATCGGCACATGATGACCCACAGTGATACATTTGAATTCAAATGTCCCCATTGCCCAAAGGAATTTTACCGTAGCAACAATCTTAAGGTACACCTGAGAAGCCATACGAAGGAGAAACCGTATGCTTGCAGTGCATGTGATAAAGCGTTCGGGTATCAGCGACTTTTAAGAGACCACATTGCTCGACATCACACTTGA